The nucleotide window GTGTCATGGCCCACGAACTCGCCCACGTAAAGAACCGGGATATACTCGTGTCAACCATTGCCGCCACCTTTGCCGGCGCAGTATCGATGCTGGGCAACATGCTGCAGTGGGGCGCCATGTTCGGTGCCGGGCGAAGCAGCGACGAAGACAATGGGGGACACAGCCTGATCGGTTCGCTGGCCATGGCGATCATCGCACCGCTGGCCGCCATGCTGATCCAGATGGCCATTTCCCGCTCGCGTGAGTATCTGGCCGACGAAACCGGCGCCGACATCTGCGGCAGGCCTTTGTCGCTGGCTCGCGCCCTTGCGAAACTTCAACAGGCCTCGCAGGTCGTTCCCATGCGCGAAGCCAGCCCCGCGTCGGCCCACATGTTCATCGTCAACCCGCTGACCGGCGGCGGCCTGATGACGCTCTTCTCGACCCATCCCCCCATGGAGGAGCGCATCCGACGACTCGAAGCCGCCGCTCGACGTTAAGCTTGGCGCACGATTTGTCCCGGTCCCGTGCTGCCGGACTGTCTGCGTGCCTGAAAGAAGCCGGGGCCCGAACGTCGCCGGAGTGCAGCGATAGCTTTATCTGCCTGCCCTCCGCAGAAACGCTTCACCACGTGACGCTGCAGGGGCAGAGGCCTTTCAGGCGTGCAGACAGGGAGGCAGTGCGGGACCGGGACGGTTGCCATGAATCATCACTATATCTATTACCGAAGTTTTGAGAAGGAGGATGACCAATGGATTGGGTGACTGACCCGCAGGTCTGGATGGCGCTGGTGACGCTGAGTGCGCTGGAGATCGTGCTCGGGATCGACAATATTATCTTCATCTCGATTCAGGCCGGCAAGCTGCCTGTCCATCAGCAGGAGAAAGCCAGACTGCTGGGACTCGGGCTGGCCATGTTCATCCGCGTGGCGCTCCTGTTCTCGCTGACCTGGCTGATGGGACTCACGGAGCCGCTGTTTACCGTGCTGGGCAATGATATTTCCGGTCGTGACCTGATTCTGCTGTCAGGGGGGCTGTTTCTGATCTGGAAGAGCACAATGGAGATCCACGAGAAATTGGAAGGGGTGGAAGGACATACCGTTACCCGGGCAGGAGCAACCTTTGGCGCCGTGATCGTACAGATCCTGCTGCTGGATATCGTATTCTCCCTGGACTCGATCATCACGGCACTGGGTATGGCCAACCAGTTGATGGTCATGGTCGCCGCTGTGGTCATCGCGGTTGCCTTCATGATGCTCTTCTCGGGCAGGATCAGCGCCTTTGTGGAAAAGCATCCCACCCTCAAGATGCTGGCACTCAGCTTCCTGCTGCTGATCGGGGTGGCGCTGATCGGCGACGGCCTCGACATGCACATACCCAAGGGGTACATCTACTTTGCCATGGCCTTTTCGGTGCTGGTGGAAATGCTCAATCTGCGCATGCGGCGGGGAGTTCCGGTCAAACTTCACAGCCAGTATGACGACACCAAAAGAGAAGAGGCAGTCCCGTAGCGGAAACCCACGTTGGATAACGAACATACACCACGAGACCGATCCGGCCGTGCCCGAGATCGATGAACAAGGAGAACACCATGAAGAAAAAACTGCTGAAAGTATTCACCGCCATGGCAGCTGTACTGCTGCTGAGTGTCACCGTGCTGGAACTGAATGCCGAGGCCAGGGCCGGAGGGAGCCGTTCCATGGGTGCCCGCGGTTCGCGCAGCTATTCCCGGCCGGCAACTCCCTCGTATCAGGCAGGCCCTTCCTATCAGACAAGCCAGCCGCGGCAGCCGTACGCACCGGCGCCGAATTCCTATCAACAGCCTGCCGGAGGCGGATTCATGCGGAGCATGGCCGGCGGCCTGATGGGGGGCATGCTGGGCAGCATGCTGTTCAGCGGCATGGCCGGAGCGGGGGGCATGGGAGATATGGGCACGGGTGGCGGTATCGGCCTGTTTGAGATCATCCTGCTGGCCGGCGGCGGGTACCTGATTTACCGCTTCATCAAAAGGAAACCGGCCGAAAGCCCTGTCCCCCGCGACAGAAGGCCGTTCTGAAGGGACCAGGGTCTCTGAATGTGCAATTGTTCTTAACTCCCCCTGTCCCCTTTAGGCCCTATGGGTCCTCTTATCCTAAGAGGGGGAACGCATAATCGGTACATTTCCGGAAATTCCCCGGTAGACTGCCGAAGCGTCCCTCCCCTTAACCCTAAGGGGAGGACAGGAGGGGTTATAATAGAAATTGCTGTAATGACGAAGGGGGGCATGATGTTCAGGAACAGGTTCATTCTCATTTTGATACTGATAGCGGTGGTTTTCCCGTTTATTTCGTATCTGCTGAATTTTTATACCGACTGGCTGTTCTTCATCGAAACCGGCTTCTCATCGGTATTCACGACCACCCTGTATGCCAAGGCAGGGGCCGGTCTGTTCTTCGGAGGCCTGTCATTCCTGTTCTTGCAGGCAAACCTGCACTTCGTCGATCGGGCACGCTTCCCCCTGTCCGGACCGTATGTGGTGGGGGGTAATTTTCGGGTAAACAGTGATGAGGCTGCCCGTCTCGTCAAACCCCTCGGCATGCTGATCAGTGTTATCCTGGCGCTCTTCGCGGCCAACTGGGGCGCCATGCAGTGGGAAGACCTGCTGCTGTTCATAAACAGACTGAGCGTAGGCACCGTTGACCCGGTCATCGGGAAAGACATCGGCTTCTTCCTGTTCAACCTGCCCTTCATGGAAACGCTCAAGGCCCTGGCCGGCTTCGTGGTCCTGTCAACGACGGTGGTGGCCGGTGCGGCCTACTATCTGCGGGGGGGCATCGTGCTGACGGACCGGGGAGCCGCGGTCGATGCGAAGGTCCGGCACCATCTGGCAGTGCTGGTCGCAGTTTTCTCCTGCGTTGTCGCCGCCGGATTTTACCTGGAAGGCTTCAAGCTGCTGCTCTCCGGAAACGCTACCTTCCACGGCGCCAGTTATACCGATGTACATGCCCGTCTATTGACCTTCCGCCTGCTCGCCTGTCTGGCCCCTCTGGCAGGGGCCGGGCTGGCCGTCGGCATCTGGAAGGGGAGTCTGCGCCTGACGCTGCTACCGCCGGTTGCAGTGGTTGTTCTGTATGTGGCCGGTATCCGGGTCTATCCGGCCCTGCTGCAGAAATTCAAGGTAGCGCCCAATGAACTGGCCCTGGAAACTCCGTATATCGAGAACAACATCAAATTCACCCGCTTCGGCTACGGCCTGGACAGGATCGAAACCATTCCCTTTGACGTGGATCAGGAACTGACCGCAGCCGACATAGCCCGGAACAACGCTACCATCAAGAACATCCGCCTCTGGGATCACGCCCCGCTGCTCAAGACTTACAGTCAGCTGCAGCAGATCCGGACCTATTACCGCTTTTTCGACGTGGACAACGACCGCTACCTGGTGGACGGCCACTACACCCAGGTCATGCTTTCCCCGCGCGAACTCTCCTATGCCGACCTGCCCAGCAAGAACTGGATCAACGAGCGGCTGATCTTCACCCACGGCAACGGCATCACCTTCGGACCGGTCAGCCGGATCAGCAGGGAAGGTTTGCCGGAATTCTTCGTCAAGGATATTCCGGCGGTCAGCCTGGCCGACATCAAGGTGACCAGACCGGAAATCTATTACGGCGAACTGTCCAACGACTATGTGATCGTCAAAACCAAGGTGCCGGAATTCAGCTATCCGACCGCCACCGGCAACATCAGCACCAGCTATGCCGGCAAAGGGGGAGTGCCGGTCGACTCGCTGCTCAAAAAGGCGCTCTTTGCCGCCAGGTTCAGGACGGAGAAGATCCTGCTCTCCTCGGATATCACCGACGAAAGCCGCATTCTCTATAACCGCACTATCAGCGAACGGGTCAAGGCAGTAGCCCCTTTCCTGCGCTTCGACAGTGATCCCTACCTGGTAGTGGACAAGGGGGGCAGGCTCAAATGGATCATCGACGCCTATACGTCTTCCAACCGGCTCCCCTACTCCAAGCCTCTCAAGGGGGGCATCAACTACATGAGGAATTCGGTCAAGGCGGTTGTGGATGCCTACGACGGTTCCCTCGACTTCTATATCAGCGATCCCGGGGATGTCATGGTCAAGGCCTATGCCCGGATCTTCCCGGAACTTTTCCGGCCGATGACCGCCATGCCGGAGGATCTGCGCAAGCATATCCGTTACCCGCACCAATTCCTGCAAATGCAGGCAGCCATGTTCTCGGCCTACCATATGACCGATCCCAAGGTATTCTATAACAAGGAGAACCTGTGGCAGGTCCCGGCCCTGGGGGACAAGCCGATGGAGCCCAGCTACACCGTCATGAAGCTGCCGGGAGAAAAGGCGGAGG belongs to Geobacter sp. SVR and includes:
- the htpX gene encoding zinc metalloprotease HtpX; this encodes MVNTFKTTLLLTLLTLLMVAMGNLIGGTTGMAVAFLMAVAMNFFSYWYSDRIVLGMYGAREVTFNDNPAFHGMIRRLADRAGLPMPRVYILPSDSPNAFATGRNPEHAAVAATEGILRILSPEELEGVMAHELAHVKNRDILVSTIAATFAGAVSMLGNMLQWGAMFGAGRSSDEDNGGHSLIGSLAMAIIAPLAAMLIQMAISRSREYLADETGADICGRPLSLARALAKLQQASQVVPMREASPASAHMFIVNPLTGGGLMTLFSTHPPMEERIRRLEAAARR
- a CDS encoding TerC family protein, translating into MDWVTDPQVWMALVTLSALEIVLGIDNIIFISIQAGKLPVHQQEKARLLGLGLAMFIRVALLFSLTWLMGLTEPLFTVLGNDISGRDLILLSGGLFLIWKSTMEIHEKLEGVEGHTVTRAGATFGAVIVQILLLDIVFSLDSIITALGMANQLMVMVAAVVIAVAFMMLFSGRISAFVEKHPTLKMLALSFLLLIGVALIGDGLDMHIPKGYIYFAMAFSVLVEMLNLRMRRGVPVKLHSQYDDTKREEAVP
- a CDS encoding UPF0182 family protein yields the protein MFRNRFILILILIAVVFPFISYLLNFYTDWLFFIETGFSSVFTTTLYAKAGAGLFFGGLSFLFLQANLHFVDRARFPLSGPYVVGGNFRVNSDEAARLVKPLGMLISVILALFAANWGAMQWEDLLLFINRLSVGTVDPVIGKDIGFFLFNLPFMETLKALAGFVVLSTTVVAGAAYYLRGGIVLTDRGAAVDAKVRHHLAVLVAVFSCVVAAGFYLEGFKLLLSGNATFHGASYTDVHARLLTFRLLACLAPLAGAGLAVGIWKGSLRLTLLPPVAVVVLYVAGIRVYPALLQKFKVAPNELALETPYIENNIKFTRFGYGLDRIETIPFDVDQELTAADIARNNATIKNIRLWDHAPLLKTYSQLQQIRTYYRFFDVDNDRYLVDGHYTQVMLSPRELSYADLPSKNWINERLIFTHGNGITFGPVSRISREGLPEFFVKDIPAVSLADIKVTRPEIYYGELSNDYVIVKTKVPEFSYPTATGNISTSYAGKGGVPVDSLLKKALFAARFRTEKILLSSDITDESRILYNRTISERVKAVAPFLRFDSDPYLVVDKGGRLKWIIDAYTSSNRLPYSKPLKGGINYMRNSVKAVVDAYDGSLDFYISDPGDVMVKAYARIFPELFRPMTAMPEDLRKHIRYPHQFLQMQAAMFSAYHMTDPKVFYNKENLWQVPALGDKPMEPSYTVMKLPGEKAEEYILLLPFTPSKRDNLAAWLTARCDEPNYGKIRAYTFPRDRLVYGPKQIDARINQDSFISQQLTLWSQRGSEAIRGSMLVIPVEKSLLYVQPLFLAANKAGLPELKRVIVAFGDQVVMEENLELALQQLFGGKKGTTIAAAAVPADAKALPSALAKEAMGIYERAVNLQRQGDWAGYGEELRRLEQVLKRMVQ